The Antechinus flavipes isolate AdamAnt ecotype Samford, QLD, Australia chromosome 4, AdamAnt_v2, whole genome shotgun sequence genomic interval AGCTCCCCGATCACGTAGTCTTTGCGCTTCTGGTCCAGAGCCAAGTGATACTGCTGCAGCACTGACTTCTGGTACTCTTCACTGAACATCAGGGGAGGGTCCTGGAGAGCAGATGAGGAGAAGAAGGCAGGTGGGCTTTAGGGGTCCGAGCCAGCAGGAGGGCCGAGGGGCCGCTCCGGCCTCCAGGCCCCGTGGCCTTCGGGTGCTATTGCCGTCCACTGGGCCTCGCCTTACCCCGAGTTTCATTTTGTTCACTGGCTTTACCCCGAGGCCATGGGGGAAAGCACAGGGAATGTCCAAGTGTCCAAAGGGGCTTTGTGTGTCAGCGGGAGGCAGATGGTGCGGATGGAATATTCAGTTTATGTAGCGAGAGCACACCCTGACTGGCTCTAGAACAGGCCAGTGGAGGCCAACAATGTTCTTAGGGGGCATTTCCTAGAAGCATACGAAACCCCAGGACCAAAAGCAGACCAGGGAGGTGGAGGGCCTCAGGACCTACCCACTCTGCCCTGGGCACAGCTGGTTCTCCAGCTGCTGGGGCTTCCTCGGACTCCAGGGCTCCCATTCTCACCTCACCCTGGGGAGCTGGCCCAGGGGCATGGAGAAGAGGTCCCAACTAACCTGTGGCATCCCGGCCGCCTGCTTGGTGCCTCTGAGGCCTCCATAGAGACCTGAGGAGAAGGGCCTCGGGCATGGAGGGAATGGCCAGTTTTCCCTGATTTATCCCAGCTACAGAGAGTAATCGGCTGGATACCCTGACCTAGTCCCAAAGGTGGCCTTGGAGCAGAGAAGGTGACAGAGGCAGTTTGGTGTGGTGGATCTCTCTCATACTCACCCCCTCACAGACACActcaacatacacacacacacacacacaaacaccctACAGacaccctcacacacacacaaacaccttCACTCACATACTCTTGCTCCCTTTCATCCACTTTTACAAAGAAGGTGCTAACCTACACCGGTAGAGGGAGCTTCTCTCCACTCTCCAATAAATCTAATATTAGGAACAAAATCTAGCTGGATTATTCGGTGGAATCGTGTGTTGTTAGGCCAGTAACATGGGTCTGAGTTTAGGGGGAGGATTTCTCCATCTTCTATATCATTTCTAAGCAAATGCCAGAAGAGCCTGGGGAGAGCAGAGAATTCTTAATCTGGGGCCCATGGGCCccgagatttttttttgggggggggtctctATAAACTTGAAATGGGACAAGAATTaaacttttttgttaaattttgttttctcctgCAGCCATCTCATGGATTTATGCACCTTAAAACACTATTCTGAAAAAAGGTTATGCTTTTCTGTGTGTATCCTATGAGGGGGAATAACAGGCTTCGGTTTCTAGAACAGTGGGTGTCTGGGGGCTACCTGGTCACTGCATTGGGGTGCTTTGATGCACAACCATCCCCATTTACAGAGCTGGGTAAACAGGAGGTGTGTGTTCAATGCAGATGAACATCAGAAGCCTAAAAGTCCCATCACAAAAAGGGGATCTACTGGCTTCTGTCTATGTAGGGACAACATTTCAGCAGGGCCAGACTGAGTTTGAAAAGAAAGGGATCCACTATTCAATGCTAAGGGTTCAAAGGAAGAACTCTGGGGCTGTAATCATAGCTGAGCCTCctgagggaaaaaggaaaatccagCCCTGGAGATGAAGGAGAACGATCCCGGGGCTGAGACTGAGCAGCTTCCCTAAGGGATGGGACCCGAGTTGGGCGCACGGGCGGCCTCCCACTGCTGGGGCTTGCTCGCCACAAATACCCCTGCAAAAGGGCAGAGAAGGAAAGTCGGCTGCCCGCCCAAGCTCACCCCCAGAGAGGAATGAGCCTGGAGTGGCCGTGGCTCACTGAGGAACTCACCTGGTGGAAGCCGGGGATGGAGTCTGCTCCGTACTCGCTCTGGATAATTGGCTTCTGGTACAGCTTATACCAGGTCTCATAATCGGTGTTGGCCTGAAGACGAATCACCTCGAGGTGCCCAAAGTCGTGGTACCAGGAATGGTAGCTGTTTATACAGATTACGTCCACGTAGGGAGCCTAAGGGAGAGGTCAACAGCTTGCCGTGAGGGCAGGTCTCCCACGGTCAGGACTCAGAGCCTCGATGGAGGCCAGTCAGCCACGGGATTGGGCCCTTCCAGCTTGGCGGTGGGGGGAGGCTAGTCTTTAAAACACCCAAATACGGCCTTGCTTTCAGACTGGCAAGAGGCAGGATGGGCTCAGAGAGATTGATATTGTCCATTTTTCCTTTAGAGATAAAGCTAACGTCCAATGTAGAAGGGCTGGGCAATTTGGCCATTGAGTGAGTAGAGTGATTCTCCCCCCCTCCCAGACTCTGCCTCCAACGAGCTCCTCCTCCTGGTGGGCAGGAAGGGGGTGAGTAAAGGGCCAAGAAAGCTTTGCCTATCCGGCTGGCCAAAAAGCCATCTCTGACTTTGATGTGGGAGGAGCACGAATCAGGAGACAGAACAGGATGAGGGGTGAGATTTAGGAGTTCACTCACCCCAGGGGGTGTCAGCCCACCCTTCCCCCCGGACACTGCCACCTGGGAGTATGGCATGGGTGAGAGTTCTGGGCTGGTGAACAGGAAGGGGACAAAGAACCACTGAAATGGCGCCTGGGGAATTGTCCACTGTGAGCTTCATGATGATACATCTCTAATAAAAATGTTCATCTCCCAATCTCTGCCCTGATATGTTCTGTCTTCTCCCAGTGATGGCTCCTCCTGAACTCTCAGGGCACAAGCATAAGGCAGGTGGGGGGGACGCCCTGGAAGGGGTGTCGGTCCGTGTGCCTGTGTATGTGGGGCTCACTCCCAGTGAAGTCCAAGTGCCTTTGGAAGGAGGTGAAGTTAGGACCAGCTTGGACCTAGGCCCCCCCTTCTTTGTGTGGAAGGGCCCAGGGAGGAGAAAAGCAGAGACTGCAAGAAGAAACGGTCTCCACAGTCCCTGAAAGTGGGGGGGGGGCTCTTTGGGGGCCACAGACTTTTCTCAGACATTTACAACTCTGGCAGCTTTGGAGGACAACCGATAGGGTGGGAATGCTTCCCTTCTCCTCTGCAGAAATGCCCTTGTGCATGTAGAGCGGAAGAAGgcatggcaaaccacttcagaatctctgctaggaaaaccccaaatgggctcacagaaTCACACAACTGAACAGCAAATAACGGCTGCGCTGGGAGCCACTTCTCCACCCCTGGTTTTAAAGATGGTGGGCAGCAGTGAGAGTGGGAAAGGAAGGGACCCCGGAGTTCAGCTGGGTGGCTGGGGCTGGCCACTGTCTTGGTCAGCTCCCCCCTGTAAACAAAGGGCTGGGCTGGCTGATGGATGATACACTCCTTTCAGCTGACATTGCATGGATGGACCAGCATGGAAATTGGCTGGCCAGTGCCCGTTCTTGCCGGATTCCACCTCCTCCCCCTGGATAATTGGACAGTAAACAGCAGGCTCCGTGGAAGGCCCAAAGTGTTCCCGTGGCCTTAGCACAGACTCATGGGTCTGGGCCTTGGGGTGCATCTATGTTGGCAGTCTGGTGGTAATCCCTGCTACCGAGAATGACGCCATCCCCGCACTTACCCCATGATCCAATTCAGGCTTAGTGTTGGTCACAAAAGTCACAGGCCGGGTGGGGTCCAGGACTTTGGTGTGCGCAATCAGGGTCCTGTTTATGGCACAAAACACCAGATAGTCCATGAGCTGTCGGTCCCTACCCCCTTGCTTCTTCCTCTTTGCTCACATGTCCCCCTTCTCTGCTTCCAGAAATGACCTGCCTCCTGAGGCCGCTAACGCATGTATTTGTGGGGCAGGCTGGGCAAGGGGGAGCAGAGAGTCTCCGATTTCTTAGAGTGGAACCTGCTGCCAGTGAAGGCAAGAAGTGGCCTCAGAATGGGCAGCCCAGAGTGGGTGCTAGAAAAAGGctgattctgtttttcaaaatagCCGTGCCTTAGAGTTCTCTGCTTAATGTCACCTGTTCTAAGGACCTTAGAACCCTGAGGGAGGGAGCCATCCTGCTCCTCCTCAGGCCAGGgaccctttccctccccattgTGACCCCTATAACAGCATCTCTACTGACTGAGGTGTCAGACCCAGAAAGGGCCGTCAGAGACTGTCTGGGCCAGCAGAACCTGCTCAGAGACCCACTGGCTGCCTTGGACAGCAAGCAAGGGCTTTCTCCTCTGCTAAAGGGGCAGAGGGGGAGGTAGCACCTACTTCCCACGTTGttagaaggatcaaatgagaactTTATAATATGGAGGAAAGGGAGGCTCAGGGGAAAGGGGGCTGCTGGCGAGTGACAGGGCTCCACTGCTTCAGGCCACTGGTCTTTGCTCAGTTTCTAGCTCATCTGCTGGTGATGGTTGGGTAGCTAATGGCTGTTACCATTGCTCCCCTAATTCATCTTCATGACtggtctcccttcctctcttcttccctccctccttctctttcttccttccttccttccttcctctctcttcctagtttaatttttattgatagcctcttttcccttcactttcattttcaaatttatccCTTCCCTATTCCAGAAATCAATCTTTGTAACAACAAATAAAAGGCCTGCAAAAGGCATGTGGTAAAGTGGGTGGGATGGCTGCCTATGGAGCCAATGACTAGGGTTCCTGTCCAATTTTTCTGAAGTCTGTCTCTTGCCCTCGATGATCCTTAGTTTCTTTCGTTCTATAATGAAGGCCTCTGGGACCACCTCGCATTCTCCATCTAGGATCCTGTGTCGTTTCATTTCTCGCCAAAATGAGTTGAACCAGATCTCTTGGAGGCCCTTCTACTTTGGAATCCTTGATCCATAGGATCAGTATATCTGGTGAGTCTGACAGAATATACAATAATCCATACCCATAGTCTCCCATCTCTCTAAAGAAAGGAGGAAACCTTTTtatgagggagaggaaggaaatatgcaattattaagcatctactgtgccCAGTACTGTGCCTAGCACTTAACagatgttatctcacttgatcctcccaGTAACCCAGGGAGTTAGGTGCTTTTATGGTCCCAGTTGGcagactgaggcagacagaaattaagtggcttgaccaaggtcacacagctagtcataATTTCCCCAAATATGCTTCAAAAAATCGGTGTAGGATGTGGGGAGGAGAGAAACTAGATTCCCTTTGTCTACCCCCAGAGAGAGTCCTCACTTGAAATAGTAGGCAGCAGACTTTAACGAGGAGACGGGCTCGTTGGCCACAGACCACATGACCACGGATGGGTGATTCTTGTCCCTCCGGACCAGCTCTTCCATCACCTCTAGGTGGTGATTCAGGGAGATGTTCCCAAAGCTCTCCCTATGGAAAGAGGAGAGGCCCCATTGATCCCTCCCTTGTCCTTGTGCCAGCCGGCAAGGTGACCCCAGATGGGCACAAGGTGCCCccacacagatgaggaaactgaggcacgaggCCTCTGCGCCCAGCCCCACCATGGGGGACACTCACGGCAGCATGATCCCCACGCCTGGACACTCGTCGATGACCACGATCCCATAGCGGTCACACAGCTGCATCACCTCCTCGGCGTAGGGGTAGTGGCTCGTCCGGAAGGAATTTGCCCCCAGCCACCGGAGCAGATTGAAGTCCTTCATCACCAGAGCCCAGTCGAACCCCTTTCCACGGACCTAGGGACAGAAATGATGGGGACACATGCTGGGGCTATTAGGGCAGCAGGAGGGGAGACACAAAGGGAGCCCCTCAGTGTCCCTGTGTCGCTCACCACCTGCCGGCCCAATCCCAGAGACCCCACCAGCCGCAGTCCATCTCTCCAAAGAGTGGCTCCCAAAAGAGTCTCCTTAAAGTTGTGgccaatcagcatttattaagctcctactgtgtgccgggTACTCAGCACCAGGGATACAAAGCAAGCCAAAAAGTCAGGTGTGTTCATGAAGAGAAGTCCTGTGTGCCAAGTCTAGAAATGTAGTGTGGAGTCGGGGTGTGGGGGGCTCCAGATGCAAAAAAGGACGGGAGCAatagggcaaaaaaaaatctttcctggtGCCCTTGAGGGCCTCCCCAAGCTGGAAGCCGCCCACTCCCGTACGACCCATTCTGTTCTCATCTAAGTCTGGCTGTTTGGGAGTAACATTAGAatatgaggaaataaaggaagcatcaaaaaaaactttaattaaatgattaaagtTAAGtctattaataaatttaataagtaaatagataattaaagttgtcaattaagaaattaaaactgaggTCATTAGATGATGTGCTCTCTGACATTTCTAAGTATGGGCCCCAGctctagagctgggagggaacttgGAGGCCACCTAGTGTAAATTCCATATTTTATAACTCAGGAAAGAGGCTCCAGCTGAGCCGGACCATGAGCTGTTCCCGAAATCTGAGGATCTCCCGCTATTGGGCCTTTGCCGAGGCCGGTCCTCCTGCCCGGCGTGCCATCTCGGCCTCTGCAGCTCAGGAATCGTCActgccttctcccttcttccccctcaaaTTTGgatcttccttttcccccctttactCTCTCGTGTTCTAGAGACCCGAGTAGATGAGATGTCCCCTCAGGACACCATAAGCTCTGTGGGAACTTGTGTTTATTATTTCATCACCTTGTTCCCCTTGGGCCTAGCACAGCGCCAGGTTGTTATCAGTAATGGTGGTTGAGCCAAAGCCCAAGAGACGGACGCACTGCCTTTGACACCGCCTGACCCTGGGCCCCGGTTTGTGCCCTGCCCCCATCCCATCTCTCACATCAGCATCTTCGTGCTTGTTGACCCCGTGGAAATAGAAGGGTTTTCCATTGATGAGAAATTGGTTGTTCACGACCTGCACGGTGCGGATGCCCACAGGAAGGGTGTAGACGTCAGACACGATTCCGGCTCCTGTCTGTACGGTCAGGGTCACCTGCCAGCCCAAAGCACAGGACACAAGGGTCAGGGTTCGTCACTCAGGGTAGGGAGGGAGCAGTCAGTGTCCAGCATCTGGGGCCCTGGGCCCAGAGGATCAGGAAAACTCACATGGGGAAGCTCCCCAGGCCCTGGCAGCCTCCCCTCTGAGACCCCCAGGCCTCAGACTCCAGGTGTAGTCTTCCCCACTGAGCAGTGTGGCCCTGCCCTGGGCTCTGAATCTCAGGAAAGTGGCTGACAGGCGGCATGGTGGGGCGGGAAGCTGGTTGGTCTCGGgagaaacctgaattcaaattctgattctgatatTTGCTAATTGAGTAACCTTGGGGggtcagtcacttaacctttagagatctcaatttcctcaactgtgaaatgaagaGGATGATTTAGAGCAGTTCAAGGAGGCCAGTGCCTCCAAAAACAGGAAAGTGTAACTGGGCGGGgtttaatacaatataatattggCAATGtcaatttgtagttttcttttttgggtGGAGAGGCAGTTGCAACGCAAttggcgttaagtgacttgcctagggtcacgcAGTCTGAGGCTGACAAATGCTATGTtcacctctttttccattttttttcccctcactcctaTGGTTTTCCcctatttgttctgatttttcttaatgattcacaaagcaatgtgtattttttagaaattaaaaaaagaaaaagaaaaagaatttttaaaagttttacaaaatatctgaggtcatatcTGACCTAACTCGAGGGCCAGTGcgctatccactgagccacctacccaatttggagttttcttagccaGGATGCAGATAGGCAgggatttatttctattttattgagcatttataaagcacctactatgtgccaggcactgtgctcaatGCAGTCGCCAGCCTCTCTGAATCTTTATTTCCTCACCTCACTCCTGGATAGAGAGGGGATGGATTTGAGGCCTATTGTTTGTAATTAGTCCAGGAACTCACTCTGCTCCATTATTAATATCTGAGaaaaattgtcttgttttctttctccccccagGGGTGGTTGGGAAAGACTGGCGGAAAGGAGATGAGGTTTCTGATGAAAATCTGAATGATGACATAAGAAAGTTGGATGGGAGAGCGCCACCTCTGGAGCTGCCTCCAGCGACCCCTGGAACCTCCTCACTTGCGCCTCTGGGGCAGACTTAGCGTGTCTTAGATTTTGTTGTGAGGAAGGGGGACATAACTGAGCTATGTGAGAAGCCCTTTTGCTGAGGACATTTCCTGAGAGCCCCCTCTCCCTGGGGCGGCCCCCTCTCCCCAGGCCGGCCCCCTCTCCCCAGGGCGGCCCCCTCTCCCCGGGCTGGCCCCCTCTCCCCGGGCTGGCCCCCTCTCCCCGGGGCGGCCCCCTCTCCCCGGGCTGGCCCCCTCTCCCCGGGCTGGCCCCCTCTCCCCGGGGCGGCCCCCTCTCCCCAGGCCGGCCCCCTCTCCCCAGGGCGGCCTCCACCGGGCCTCCAGGCGGAGCAGGGGGCAGACTTACCTCGAGTGAGTACAGGTAGGCCGGCTGCTCATGCATCAGGTAGGGCCACCAGAGCTGGGCGTTGGGCACCCTGAGCTGCCCCTGGGGGCCATTCCCCTTGGCCACCACTGTCCCGGCCTTGTCCCAGAGAAGGAGCTCCAGCTCAAAGTACTCATTGCTGCTGACAGCGACCTCGTAGTTCACCAGCCCTGGAGGAGGACAAGACACATCCGATGGTGAGAGCGAGCCCCAGACACTGGAGGTCAAGGGCTGCGGGGGGAATCGCGGGGTGGATCTGCCCCTTCTGGCCTCAGTCCCACTGCTGAGATGGCATTTGGCACGAGCATTCTGGGAGGCTACCTCTGACTTCGTGGTCCTGGGGGACGGCCCCAGGGGTGTCTGGGTAGGATGTGGGTCCCCTGCCTTGGGCCTGGAGGGGCGCCCGGGGGCCCTCCCCCCTTCCCAGGGCAGCCCCTCACCTGTGCTCTGGTCTACCTCGGTGGTGATGGTGATGTCACTGATGTAGGAGGAGGGGGTGGTGTACAGGAGTACTGGGCGATGCAGCCCGGCGTAGTTGAAGAAGTCAAAGTTTGTGCTCTGAACGAAGTAGTTCTTGGGGTACCTggttggggggaagagagggtgTTCACGGCTGCGTTCTCGGGTTCTTAGCCGGGTTCTGGGCTCGGTGGGCACCCCCGGCCCTTGTTTCCACAGCAGGGCTGAGTCATTCTGCCTCTGCTGTTCGCTACCTGGATACCTGGGGCTCACCTTGCAGAACTCAGATCCCGCCTTGGACTCTTACtaactgtgggaccctgggccGCCTCTGCCTCAGTTGCCCCATCTGTCACAGGAGGAGGCCGCcggagcagggcttcttaaactctcCCCTCGAGCCCCAGACGGTGAAATAGTGAACCGAACATCTGCCGATCGCCCCACCTTCTGTTACTTACGGTGACCCATATGGGGTCACCAGCAGCAGTTTGAGAAGCTGGGGTCGACACGGGATCCTAAGGCAtctaacctttctgagcctcagtttccacatcggTCGAGTGAGGGGGTCAGACTCAATGGCTTTGGGGAGCCCCTCTAGCTCTTGGGCCCTGGGTGTCCCCGGGAGCCGGCGAGGGAcccccatccccctcccccactcaccGGGAGCTGTCGGTCTTGTGCTCGATGATGCCCGGGGGCAGCGTGTGGGGGGTGAGGGTGTTGTTGATGGCGATGGTGATACGGCTCAGCTCCCCGGAACTGGACTGGACCAGCCTGCTGACGTCCACTTCGAAGGGGAGGTGGCCGCCCTCGTGCTCGGCCACGTGGACCCCGTTCACCCACTGCGAGCAAGCAGGCAGGGGGCGGGGTCAGTGCGGAGGAAGGGCAGTGGCCGGGGCCTCGGGGCTGCACAAAGTCATTGATGGGCACGGGCATCCACAGGCTCCCAGCGCCAGCCCGGCCTGGGGCTCAACCACATCTTCCACCTGAGCCCAGCCTCGGGGCCATTCCCAGCTCCCACACGCAAGCGAGACAGTGGGGCTAATAGGACTAATGACCCCAAAAGGCTTGGAAAACCCGAGGCAAACAGAAGGGCCGGAGCCAGGAAACTCGGCAAGAGCTCGTGGAGTCACCTCCAACACGACCCTGCGGGCTCTGGCTCCATTTGCCATTTCTGGGATTAAGGCAAAGGCAGTTTGAATGGCCCGTCCCGTTCCCACCGCTCGTAACCATCCGAGGTTAGATTTGACCCTGGGTATGGACAGGGCACACACTGCCCGCCTCGGTCATAGCTCACTTTTACTGAACCGGCTATTTCTGACCTGTCTTACAAGGGATGGCTCTCAgccagggagaaggggagggacaTAATTGGAAATCAAGAGGGTCTAAAAGAAAAACCTCTCCCTGATTCTTTTTAAGGCTAAGGGAGCCAGTCCTGTCTGGGAATTTAAGTCAATTGATTCTTCTCCCCAGGGATGCCGGCATTCGTGGCACTCTTTAAGGGGGAGGCATCCGGGGCCTTCCCCTGCCGCCCTGATCTCTACCTGGCCATTGGAGCCCGGAGCCGCCAAGGACAAAGTGAGGCCGGAGGCCTTGCCCggccctccctccctttattccGAGTCACTTGCCCATCATAGCATCAGCTCCATGAAGTGACGGCCCTCTGACAAATTATaacaaaaaggagaagggaggcgCGAGGAGGAGGATGGCCCAGTAGGGAGAAATCAATGTTCTGATGGAGGCCCATGGGAGACTGAGCTCAGAGCTGGCGAGGACAAGAGCTTGAAGGCCAAAGCTGGCCCGCTTCCTTTCTTGCCTCTGGGCAGTGTCACCAGGTGTTGGCAAGACTGGCACCGAAAGCCTCTCCATGGAGCGGCCTGATGGGGATCACGGCCAGGAGGTGCCAGGAGTGGGGCAGAAAAACCGACAGGCACACAGACCGAGacacccctcctcccccagacagcCATCCCCAGTCCTCTCCCCCCAGCCCCCACCCTGGTACTGACCACAATGGCGTAGTAGTGGGCACTGCCAATCCTCAGCATCACCCTGGTGCCCAGGTTCTGGGCCCAGCTCTGGGGCACCACCACCTGCCGCTCGTACCACACCCAGCCAATGAAGCCGCGGAGTTTGTAGTCCTGGCCCACGTCATTGAAGCTGGCCGGGACCGGCATGTCCAGCAC includes:
- the GUSB gene encoding beta-glucuronidase, producing MAPALWLTWAAALWAGALALEGGMLYPQESPSRERKDLSGLWDFRADFSEDRNQGFRERWYQKPLRESGPVLDMPVPASFNDVGQDYKLRGFIGWVWYERQVVVPQSWAQNLGTRVMLRIGSAHYYAIVWVNGVHVAEHEGGHLPFEVDVSRLVQSSSGELSRITIAINNTLTPHTLPPGIIEHKTDSSRYPKNYFVQSTNFDFFNYAGLHRPVLLYTTPSSYISDITITTEVDQSTGLVNYEVAVSSNEYFELELLLWDKAGTVVAKGNGPQGQLRVPNAQLWWPYLMHEQPAYLYSLEVTLTVQTGAGIVSDVYTLPVGIRTVQVVNNQFLINGKPFYFHGVNKHEDADVRGKGFDWALVMKDFNLLRWLGANSFRTSHYPYAEEVMQLCDRYGIVVIDECPGVGIMLPESFGNISLNHHLEVMEELVRRDKNHPSVVMWSVANEPVSSLKSAAYYFKTLIAHTKVLDPTRPVTFVTNTKPELDHGAPYVDVICINSYHSWYHDFGHLEVIRLQANTDYETWYKLYQKPIIQSEYGADSIPGFHQDPPLMFSEEYQKSVLQQYHLALDQKRKDYVIGELIWNFADFMTDQSPLRVIGNKKGIFTRQRQPKEAAFLLKERYWRIANETMHPCLAAIPQYLENQPFYSFD